The region GCCTGGCGCGGCAGTTTCAAAACCTCTACGACGGCCTCAAACCCCTCTACGGCGAGCGCGAGGACTTCGACGAGGTCCTCGCGCGGCTCGCGCTCCTCTTGGCCGAGCGCTACCGGGCGCGGCCCGAAGCGCTGAAAACGCTCGACCTCGAGCGCGACCTCACCCCCGACTGGTTCCAGCGCGAGACGGTGGTCGGCTACGTCTTTTACGCCCAGCGCTTCGCGGGGACGCTCAAGGGCATTCTCGAGCATGCGGATTACTTGGGGGAGCTGGGCGCCACTTACCTCCACCTCATGGCGGTCATCCGGGCGCGCGAAGGCGAGAACGACGGCGGTTACGCGGTCGCCGACTACCTGGAGGTGAACCCCGAACTCGGCACGGTGGACGACCTCGAAGAGGTCTGCGCGGCGCTGCGCGGGCGCGGCGTCAGCGTCTGCGTGGACCTGGTCTTGAACCACTGCGCCGACGAGCACGACTGGGCGCGGCGGGCGCGAGCGGGCGACGAACGCTACCGCGACTACTTCTACAGCTACCCCGACCGCGCCCTGCCCGACGCCTTTGAGAGGACCCTGCCCGAGGTCTTCCCGGACTTCGCGCCGGGCAACTTCAGCTGGGTGCCGGAGATGAACCGCTGGCTGTGGACGACTTTCAACAGCTACCAGTGGGACCTCAACTGGAGCAACCCCGAGGTCTTCCTGGAGGTAACCGGCACCCTCCTGGAGCTCGCCAACCGGGGGGTCGAGGTCTTCCGGCTCGACGCCGTGGCCTTTTTGTGGAAGCGGCTCGGCAGCGACTGCCAGAACCAGCCCGAGGTCCACAGCCTGCTCCAGGCGCTCCGGGCCTGCTCGAGAGTGGCCGCGCCCGCGGTAGCGCACAAGGCTGAGGCCATCGTCTCGCCCAGCGACCTGGTCCACTACTTCGGCACCGGCAAGCACTACGGCAAGGTCTCCAACATCGCCTACCACAACACCCTGATGGTCCAGTACTGGTCGGCCCTGGCGAGCCGCGACACTAGGCTCATGACCCACGT is a window of Deinococcota bacterium DNA encoding:
- a CDS encoding alpha-amylase family glycosyl hydrolase — translated: MAVPLQNTLLLTPEAKGQFDRLVPLLEGPLADLPERDRDLFVIRLARQFQNLYDGLKPLYGEREDFDEVLARLALLLAERYRARPEALKTLDLERDLTPDWFQRETVVGYVFYAQRFAGTLKGILEHADYLGELGATYLHLMAVIRAREGENDGGYAVADYLEVNPELGTVDDLEEVCAALRGRGVSVCVDLVLNHCADEHDWARRARAGDERYRDYFYSYPDRALPDAFERTLPEVFPDFAPGNFSWVPEMNRWLWTTFNSYQWDLNWSNPEVFLEVTGTLLELANRGVEVFRLDAVAFLWKRLGSDCQNQPEVHSLLQALRACSRVAAPAVAHKAEAIVSPSDLVHYFGTGKHYGKVSNIAYHNTLMVQYWSALASRDTRLMTHVLREFPRTPSQVAWGTYIRGHDDIGWAVTDEDAAAVGLGGFAHRSFLSDFYAGLFPGSFARGEVFQFNPLTGDRRISGTFASLAGLELALESGDEDAVTLAIERILLGFALMASFGGIPLLYMGDEIGLLNDPRYAEQPELAGDNRWLHRPFMDWKKADRRRREGTVEARIFSGVRRIVLARKATPHFHAHYASLVLDTGHPHLFAFVRPHPLGNLLALFNFSERPQSLPAGLLDEWRLPSPVDALSGRAVESAGGAISLESYQRLWLV